The genome window CTCTCGACCTTGACCTCCTGCAAAAAGCTTTGCAAAACGTGTTGATCAATACGCATAGGACCTCATCTCTTCATCAGCGACTTCTACTCTTCGATTCTAGCAAAACACCATTTTAAATAAAAGAAAGAACCTCGCAGTTTCGGCGGGTTCTCTTTGACAATCTTATACATTCACTTCCAAAAACCAGTCACGGATAGATTCTTTCAGCTTTTCGAGAGCTGTCGCGCTCGTCGCCTCGCAATAAATGCGCACGAGCGGCTCTGTGCCGGATGGCCGAATCAGCACCCAGTGTCCTTCGTCGAGCATCAGCTTGATCCCGTCTACGCGGTTGACTTCCCGCACTCGAAACGGTCCGACCTGCTTCGGCGGGAAAGACACCATCTCGTGAATCCAGCGGTCTTTTTCCGGCAGCTGGATATCCAGACGCGTGTGGAACAGCTCCCCAAACAAATCGTACACGTCCCGTAAAATCTGATCGATCCCTTTTTCCTCTACCGCGCACATCTCGGCCAGGAGCAGGTTGATCAAGACGCCGTCCTTTTCCGGAATATGCCCGAGAATGCTCGCACCCCCGCTCTCTTCGCCCCCGATCAGGACGTCACCCTGGAGCATTTGCTCGCCGATGTACTTGAAACCGACAGGCGTCTCAACCAGTTCAAGCCCATACGCCGCTGCCATTCGATCCAGCAGATGGGTCGTTGCAACGGTGCGCACGATCCTGCCCGACAGCTTGCGGTTTTTGACCAGATGGTAGGTAAGCAGTGCGAGTACATCGTTTGGCGGTACGTACTGCCCGAAGCGGTCCACGACCCCGAAGCGATCGGCATCGCCATCATTGGCGAGACCAAGCGATGCTCCTCGGCTCACGACTTCTTTTTTCAGCAGGGCGAGATGCTTGTCATTCGGCTCAGGCAGATCCCCACCGAAAGCGGCATCCACTGTTTCGCGAATGCCCACGTTTTTGACTCCTGCCTCCGAGAGCAGCCCGCTGACATACCCCATGCCTGCTCCATGCATGGCGTCTACGACGACTTCCAGAGAAGAGTTTCGCAGAACATCCGTGTTGACCAGTCTGCGCAAATGGGCCTCGTAATGCGGGCGCAGCACGATGATCTGCAGCATTTTGCGGGACTTGGCTTCCTCCAGCGTCATGGTCCGAACATCGCCCGTTTCCTGGATTCTGGCAATCCATTCTTCCAACCGTTTGGTAATGACTGGCGTGGCGGGACCCGCGTAATGCGGAATGTATTTCATTCCATTGTATTCCGGCGGGTTATGACTGGCAGTGATCATCACGGCACCGCTAGCTGCAAAATGCTTGACACCAAAGGCAACAGCCGGGGTTGGCGCCGCTTCATTCACCAGGTAGGTACGGATTTGATTGGCGGTCAAAACACGAACGACTTCCTCTGCGAACCTCCGCCCCAGGAATCGGGTATCGTGGCCGACGAGGATCGCTTGCTCCTGCAGCCCCATTTCTTTCGTGTACGAGGCAATCGCCTGTGCGACGACTCGAACGTTCTCCATCGTAAATTCGTCAGCCACGATTGCGCGCCAACCATCCGTGCCGAAACGGATCGCTCCCATTATCCTCTCTCCCCTCTCGTTACTGCAGCTCTTTCACCTTCTCCAAATAACGCAATACGGTAGCGACATACGTTGCATGTGACCAAGTCAGCGGAGCGACGGAAACAGGCGCTCCCGTGAAAGGATCGAGCTGCTCGGATAAGACACCGCTCTGCAGCGCGTGGCGGACGACCCAGGACAGCCTGCTCTTTGGCTCCTGCAGTTCGTCCAGCGACTTGGCTTTGGCTATCTCCCAATCTGCCACCCAGAGCGTGCAAATGATCCACGGGTTGCCTGGCACCCTGGCCGTATCATGCGATTTCTTGAAATAATAGTCTCCCTGGTAGCGTGCAAATCCA of Brevibacillus choshinensis contains these proteins:
- a CDS encoding phosphoglucomutase/phosphomannomutase family protein, whose amino-acid sequence is MGAIRFGTDGWRAIVADEFTMENVRVVAQAIASYTKEMGLQEQAILVGHDTRFLGRRFAEEVVRVLTANQIRTYLVNEAAPTPAVAFGVKHFAASGAVMITASHNPPEYNGMKYIPHYAGPATPVITKRLEEWIARIQETGDVRTMTLEEAKSRKMLQIIVLRPHYEAHLRRLVNTDVLRNSSLEVVVDAMHGAGMGYVSGLLSEAGVKNVGIRETVDAAFGGDLPEPNDKHLALLKKEVVSRGASLGLANDGDADRFGVVDRFGQYVPPNDVLALLTYHLVKNRKLSGRIVRTVATTHLLDRMAAAYGLELVETPVGFKYIGEQMLQGDVLIGGEESGGASILGHIPEKDGVLINLLLAEMCAVEEKGIDQILRDVYDLFGELFHTRLDIQLPEKDRWIHEMVSFPPKQVGPFRVREVNRVDGIKLMLDEGHWVLIRPSGTEPLVRIYCEATSATALEKLKESIRDWFLEVNV